A single Fusarium oxysporum Fo47 chromosome IV, complete sequence DNA region contains:
- a CDS encoding alpha/beta hydrolase fold-domain-containing protein → MPSFKARILSWIVWWWFKSTWSSAEGINNRIAKERLRPERVPPKHLYKEFAVEEYKRKGHIADYVVYIVSPKTETPTRGRILYLHGGGFVFDITPQHWELVAQLARRLNATVTVPIYPLGPETSLMKMYEFVQPLHDELASAPDRTPFWVMGDSAGGTMALVLTQNAKLAGRQTAQRIVPITPCTDSSLVNPELHNAALKDPWLDVPGIAEITRLICPEMDTQHPNVSPIYGDLRLPPMLVFAAGLDLLTPDTKKMVEMAKEQGTKVELVYGEGMIHVWPILPIQEGRQAVDKMVEWLGIS, encoded by the coding sequence ATGCCCAGCTTCAAAGCCCGTATCCTCAGCTGGATCGTCTGGTGGTGGTTCAAGAGCACATGGAGTTCAGCAGAGGGGATCAACAACCGCATCGCCAAGGAACGTCTTCGTCCCGAGCGTGTGCCCCCCAAGCACCTCTACAAGGAATTCGCCGTTGAGGAGTACAAGAGAAAAGGCCACATTGCGGATTATGTCGTTTACATAGTCTCTCCAAAAACAGAGACGCCGACCCGTGGTCGAATCTTGTATCTCCATGGCGGTGGCTTCGTCTTTGATATCACGCCTCAGCATTGGGAGCTGGTGGCCCAGCTTGCGAGGCGTCTGAATGCTACTGTTACCGTACCGATATACCCGCTTGGCCCTGAGACGTCGCTCATGAAGATGTATGAGTTCGTGCAGCCGCTCCACGACGAACTCGCATCGGCACCAGATCGGACGCCGTTTTGGGTCATGGGTGATTCAGCTGGAGGAACCATGGCTCTTGTCCTTACGCAAAATGCGAAATTGGCTGGTAGACAGACTGCGCAGAGAATTGTGCCCATCACGCCTTGCACTGATTCCAGTCTCGTCAATCCTGAACTTCACAATGCAGCGCTCAAGGACCCATGGCTGGACGTTCCTGGCATCGCCGAGATTACAAGACTCATTTGTCCAGAGATGGATACCCAGCATCCCAATGTTAGTCCCATCTACGGAGATCTGAGACTACCGCCAATGTTGGTGTTTGCAGCTGGCTTGGATCTCTTGACGCCTGATACCAAGAAGATGGTTGAGATGGCTAAGGAGCAGGGTACAAAGGTAGAGCTGGTGTATGGAGAGGGCATGATTCACGTGTGGCCTATTTTACCCATTCAAGAGGGCAGGCAAGCTGTGGACAAGATGGTCGAATGGTTGGGAATCAGTTGA
- a CDS encoding cytochrome P450 — MFRQCSPAVCQWLPPARCYNMYDSFYFSIKMASVLPLMPSLSIGLVVLGMLVMGMIAFNVFDNAFFLGQTAKFLRVPWFPELFCKWSREFPDAPIIRYLNFANGETLFVNSIEAYKQVLQTKSSYFVKPAFAKQFAHEFIGDGLPFVEGKLHKVRRAAISQPFSAARLRAFSPVVQQKAEQLIDVLTQQRNEHGNVEIESNIWKAALDVIGLETLGLDLNHLGSDESPLFDTFTTMMQPSTFGHVVNYLNSLIPIRQYVPLKECIEFSQSCTRVREFICEQGLVNEKHRDALQCLLEHSDPDWNDKNVVEYVLNLLILGHDTTACSITWAVHELSRRPDCQQLLRDEITSMDNTCGMSSFSDIDKLPYLHNFVREVLRLYCAVAMAPRQATDDVEIDGIMIPKGTVIQLSPAVMNTHPLVWGPDAQEFNPDRWSDLTGDATSAYAFETFHNGPRMCIGKQLSLLEMKTMLVEMVRKFKIEKPLGNEEKQVDVAGPAFTLRPKENLVVRLVEM, encoded by the exons ATGTTCCGTCAATGTTCGCCAGCCGTCTGCCAGTGGTTGCCACCCGCCAGGTGC TACAACATGTACGACTCGTTCTATTTTTCGATCAAGATGGCGTCAGTGCTTCCCTTGATGCCTTCGCTTTCCATTGGATTGGTCGTCTTGGGTATGCTCGTGATGGGCATGATCGCCTTTAACGTCTTT GACAATGCCTTCTTTCTTGGACAGACTGCAAAGTTCCTTCGGGTGCCTTGGTTTCCTGAACTCTTTTGCAAGTGGTCTCGCGAGTTTCCCGATGCACCCATTATTCGATACCTGAACTTTGCCAACGGTGAGACACTGTTTGTAAACAGTATCGAGGCATATAAGCAGGTCCTTCAGACGAAGAGCTCGTACTTTGTGAAGCCTGCCTTTGCGAAGCAGTTCGCGCATGAATTCATCGGCGATGGACTTCCCTTCGTTGAAGGCAAGCTTCACAAGGTCCGTCGAGCAGCCATCAGTC AACCATTCTCGGCTGCACGACTCAGAGCCTTCTCCCCTGTTGTTCAGCAAAAGGCCGAACAACTGATCGATGTACTGACCCAACAACGCAACGAACACGGTAACGTTGAGA TTGAGAGCAATATCTGGAAAGCAGCCCTCGACGTGATTGGGCTCGAAACGTTGGGCCTCGATCTTAACCACCTCGGATCCGACGAGTCTCCGTTGTTTGACACCTTCACCACGATGATGCAACCCTCGACGTTTGGCCATGTTGTCAACTACTTGAACTCACTAATCCCAATTCGACAGTATGTACCCCTGAAAGAATGCATTGAGTTTTCTCAGAGCTGTACCCGAGTTCGGGAGTTCATT TGCGAACAAGGCCTTGTCAACGAAAAGCACCGAGACGCCCTCCAGTGTTTGTTGGAACACTCCGACCCTGATTGGAACGACAAGAATGTCGTTGAATAT GTTTTGAATCTTTTGATCCTTGGACATGACACGACAGCTTGTTCCATCACCTGGGCCGTCCACGAGCTCTCACGCCGACCGGATTGCCAGCAGCTTCTGCGAGATGAAATCACAAGCATGGACAACACTTGCGGCATGTCTAGTTTCAGCGATATCGACAAGCTCCCGTATCTGCACAACTTTGTGCGCGAGGTTCTGCGACTCTACTGCGCAG TGGCCATGGCACCTCGCCAAGCGACCGATGACGTCGAAATTGACGGTATCATGATCCCCAAGGGAACCGTGATCCAACTCTCGCCCGCGGTGATGAACACGCACCCTCTGGTCTGGGGCCCAGACGCGCAGGAGTTCAACCCTGACCGCTGGAGCGATCTCACGGGTGACGCGACAAGCGCCTACGCCTTTGAGACGTTTCACAACGGCCCGCGCATGTGCATTGGCAAGCAGCTCTCCctcttggagatgaagacCATGCTTGTAGAGATGGTGCGCAAGTTCAAGATCGAGAAACCTCTTGGAAACGAAGAGAAGCAGGTTGACGTCGCTGGACCGGCTTTCACACTGCGACCAAAGGAGAATTTGGTTGTGCGTTTGGTGGAGATgtaa
- a CDS encoding magnesium transporter NIPA-domain-containing protein produces MDADIFARSGGLGGDPSDRPGFYKPVGIGLAVGSGVFIGISFVLKKVGLLRANEKYNEVAGEGYGYLKNFYWWAGMTLMIIGEILNFVAYAFTDAILVTPLGALSVVITAILSAIFLKERLSMVGKVACFLCIVGSVVIVMNAPHTSSVSDIQEMQKYFITPGFLTYAGLIIVGSIATALWAGPRYGNKNMLVYISICSWIGGLSVVSTQGLGAAIIAWIGGKPQYKEWFLWVLFVFVIGTLLTEIIYLNKALNIYNAALVTPTYYVYFTSTTIITSAILFQGFKGTAQSIVTVVLGFLTICSGVVLLQLSKSAKDVPDAAVFSGDLDQIQTIAEQEQPESEPKADAIRGAAAIVRQISQRRLRMEAEELKRLHEEKMMMDTMDPIREDGQQPEWEWDGLRRRRTMTFRTGTISSSRAGSVTSPPPPMPPTSPRFAVRPSSPRQHPPLGMSQFPPVEDGDDSDDDNNRQETNTLFSSIAGTIRGRARGFTNFSGRHANDDHEDDKPRPRSPMHPVPLTEIAVPRDKADEEHAAYYGQTREHEYNGQDTEYRGASFRSGDSLAPPTPPPHGQPQDTTRRQFSFHNVFRRPHSSSRSTSHVADPTEEERAGLVKDDSQPGPSFL; encoded by the exons ATGGACGCCGATATCTTCGCACGAAGTGGCGGCCTCGGCGGCGACCCGAGCGATCGACCTGGATTCTATAAACCCGTTGGTATTGGTTTGGCTGTTGGGTCTGGTGTCTTTATCGGTATCTCTTTCGTTCTAAAGAAAGTCGGATTATTGCGCGCCAACGAAAAATACAATGAGGTCGCTGGAGAAGGATATGGATACCTCAAAAACTTCTACTGGTGGGCGGGAATGACACTTATGATCATTGGCGAAATCCTCAACTTTGTCGCATACGCCTTCACCGATGCAATCCTCGTCACTCCTCTGGGCGCATTGTCCGTTGTTATCACAGCTATTCTTTCAGCCATTTTCCTCAAAGAGCGCCTCAGCATGGTCGGAAAAGTTGCTTGCTTCCTCTGCATTGTCGGCTCGGTTGTTATTGTTATGAATGCTCCCCATACATCATCCGTCAGCGATATTCAAGAGATGCAGAAATACTTTATCACACCCGGATTTCTCACCTATGCCGGCCTTATCATAGTTGGTTCTATCGCCACTGCACTATGGGCTGGGCCAAGATATGGTAACAAGAATATGTTGGTATACATCTCAATCTGCAGTTGGATTGGTGGACTCAGTGTCGTCTCGACTCAAGGACTGGGTGCTGCCATCATTGCTTGGATCGGGGGCAAACCTCAGTACAAGGAATGGTTCCTATGGGTTTTATTCGTCTTTGTCATTGGCACATTATTGACGGAGATCATTTATCTCAAC AAAGCGCTCAACATCTATAACGCAGCCCTCGTTACCCCGACATATTACGTCTACTTTACCAGTACGACTATTATCACGTCAGCGATTCTTTTCCAAGGTTTCAAGGGCACTGCCCAGTCTATCGTCACCGTTGTTTTAGGTTTCTTAACAATTTGTTCCGGAGTAGTGTTACTGCAGCTCTCAAAATCCGCAAAGGATGTGCCCGACGCAGCAGTCTTCAGCGGTGACCTCGATCAGATCCAGACTATTGCCGAGCAGGAACAGCCAGAGTCGGAACCCAAGGCTGATGCCATCCGCGGAGCCGCTGCCATCGTGCGACAGATCTCTCAGCGACGACTTAGAATGGAAGCCGAAGAGCTCAAGCGACTCCACGAGgaaaagatgatgatggacaCAATGGACCCTATCCGAGAGGATGGACAGCAGCCGGAGTGGGAATGGGAtggtttgagaagaagacgaacAATGACTTTCAGGACCGGAACGATTAGCAGCTCTAGGGCAGGATCAGTAACATCGCCTCCACCACCGATGCCGCCCACCTCACCCCGTTTTGCTGTAAGACCAAGCAGTCCAAGACAACATCCACCTTTAGGCATGTCGCAGTTCCCACCGGTCGAAGACGGAGACGATAGcgacgacgacaacaacCGTCAGGAAACAAACACACTCTTCTCTAGCATTGCAGGTACCATCCGAGGTAGAGCCCGAGGCTTCACCAACTTCTCAGGCCGACACGCCAACGACGATCATGAAGACGATAAACCCCGGCCCCGCAGCCCGATGCACCCGGTCCCCCTGACTGAGATTGCCGTCCCCCGGGATAAGGCCGACGAAGAACACGCCGCTTACTATGGTCAAACTCGGGAGCACGAGTACAACGGACAGGATACTGAGTACCGAGGGGCGTCATTCCGAAGTGGTGACAGCCTTGCGCCTCCGACGCCCCCGCCTCATGGACAACCTCAGGATACGACACGACGTCAGTTTTCATTCCATAACGTTTTCCGGCGGCCTCACTCATCGTCTAGATCAACATCACACGTCGCGGACCCAACGGAGGAAGAGCGGGCCGGACTCGTCAAGGACGATAGCCAGCCGGGCCCATCTTTTCTCTAG